TGAGGTAGGGGTGGCAAACGCGCGGGTCGGTTCGGATATGGGACGGGTTGAAAACGGGCAATGCAAAAACGGATAAATTGTTCGATCCGGACCATATTTagtacggataaaaaatgggttaaccagatatccatattatccatggcttttTGAGTATGATCACTTTAGGAGAATTTTTAGACTCGAGGAACTCCCAATTTGActctttacaaatataaaagttaaactcattagttatccattttctaagtggataatatggttcttatccatatttgatccgtttttaaaaggaaaaatggccaaatatacccctctactttcagATATTGTCTACATTTAACCTATGTTATACTATCCGGCGAAATTTACCCCTACaatcagcaaacttttaaaaattacccctcaGTCCGTCAGGTGACCCAGAATCTCCCAAATCATTTTAATTAAGTCACTGATTCTTCTTCTTGGtctactatttttgaaataattggcATTTACCTACTTTCTGAATtggagaaaaaaaataagagaaaaatattaaatgataCAACCGTTAATAAACAAAGTATAATAAATTGAAGAATCTAAATCAGGTAGCTTGtctaaattctaaaagtatttacaagatcccaattttaatgaattcgttGCACCAAATGTATGGAGACTTTGGACGCATTAgtgattgaagttgaagttcctCGGAGACTTTACATTGTCGAATTAAACTTTGCTTTAATCAAATGCCTACATATTGTGCACTCTTAAGTTAGTTGATCGAACTCTATACTAACCAGACaatgacaaaatatatttgaatatgcATGCACATACATGATGATCAACTGcatataatacacaataaatagaCCCACTGAATTATACGGTGTGTATATggttgaaaataataaaattttaaaccaatTCCAAACCCATTATTACAAGAAGAGAAGTGGGTgcattggtaattaaaaatattCATGAATACTTTGTATAGTCTAATAACTTTAGAATTCGCATCAatagtaatttttaaaaatagtggAGTAGGAAaaacaacaagtgatttaaataaaaggaatttgagagattttggattacttaatAGATCAAGGGATAATTTTTAAATGTTTGCTGATGATAGGGGTAAATTTAACCAGATAGTATAATGGTAGGGGTAAATTTGATCGGATAGTATAACGGAGATTAAATATAGACAATATTCGAAAGTAGAGGGATATATTTggccattttccctttttaaaaagttcattatccagcTCATTTTCTAATGGATAATATGAGtggataactattttcttttattcattttgccaccactaatcTGAGGTAATTCACTTTGAATCCATAACCTCATGCGTATGCCAAGAGGAAGAGCATACGAGTTTGTATAAGGGCGAAGGTTGAGAACAACTATAGGAACCAAATTTTCCAAGgggaattggggggggggggggggaataatTTGGTGCACGTGTAGAGGGAGAAATCAGAAATGTGAATGAAGGTAGAAATTGGTCCAAACCATGTAGAATTTTATGTGAAACtgttataaattaattttctcaaaTTGTGGTTCATTCAGTACCAAGAAGCCAATTCTAAAAAATATGTAGCACTATTCCAGAATACATCAAAAGACAGGCTATTTCGTCTCTCATGCGCCTTGACCTTATTTTCTACCCTTTCTTCGAGCGGAGCCATTAGCAAAGCCCTTTCTGTTATTATTCTTTTTCTCAACCTCAGCctcatcttcctcttcatcttcatcctcatcctCACTATACTCACTTTGATCGccctcttcatcttcttcaatgtCATCTTCATCTTCAAGGCCATTCTCCCCCTGCACTCCCTCAGCCACAAGACCACCTCGACTTCCAGCTCTGCTccttttcaatatttttagttttaagtttGTCTTCGTGTCGCACCCAATCCATGTGTCACACATCAAATGAcagtttaaattgtaatttccgGCCTGTGGAGCTTGGATCTTGCCCAACACCAGTCGACACCCGCTCTTAACTTTCGTGACAGCATCTTTAACAGCAGCAGTAATCTCCTCCATACTTGCCCCCGATGCTTCCAGTTTCGCTTCAGTTATTGTTGAAGCAGTTGTTATGGCTGCTGCTTCATCCATAAAGTTGACACTTTCAGAAAACCAGACATCATTTGAATTGGTATGTGCAAGTAAAAACCAGAAATTCTCTCCCTTGGAGAATGGATAGTATGGAGCGTGTGGAAGGGCTGAGATCAAACCATTAGCACGTCTGAGTGTCACCCATGCCTGCACTGTGACAATGTCCCCCTCTTGTATGCCTTCCTCCCCCTCAGTCTCGCAAGTAACTTCTATTGTTGCACGAGGCATCAATTCCAGTACCTTCTCCACGTCTTGTAATACAGAAGCAGATAGGCCAGCAACACCAGAAAGCAGTTCGGCACGTTCTTGAAAGGTCATGTCCTGGAGGTCCTGTAGCGTACGCACCTTCCATGGACAACAAAAAGTAAACGTTATGACTATGACAAGAACCATGTCAGGAATAATAATGAAACAACAATTGGAGCCTAGTAAATAGGACAGAAGAAAGAATGTTGCCTGTACCATACCATTTAATGATGCTAATAGCATGCCTAAAACTTAGAACCTACGGGTACCCGTCAACTGAATAAGAAAGAACTTAAAGCTTCCAGGAGCTAGAAACCTTTTAGCATTATCCAAATGATGGTTTATCTAAGTGCGAAAAAGAGAAATGGTCATTATTAGTAAatttatttagaaaaaaaaaaggctaacaattgaaatgaaattgaaTGGTATCCAAGAAATGTCAGAAAATAACTTTCCGTTTCATTGCATTCGCTTGGACCAAATGGTTTGAAAAGCTCAAccaaaatcttgaatccatttAGAAGGAAAATAAAGTAGATGActaaaacaataacaaaataaacTATGCTTCTTAATAACTGTCTAGAGCTATCTTCTTATGGAGCATCTCTAATATGTCTGGATAGGAAAAGAACGCTTACCTTCTTCCCTATCTTTGTGATGACCGCATCACTGAAATGTGGAAGCTGCAAAAGTGAAGCAACACCATCAGAGGATCCTGAACCTGCCTTTCTAGCACTAAGAGGAACGGCCTGCATCCACAACAGACTACTCAATTttctgaaaagctgaagaagcTTTTCTTTTAACGCAGTAAGGTCACACGGCTTTTAAAataatgaaagaaagcttgagtTTGACATTGAGCTACCAACTGGGCCAGTTAAAATTTCCAGGGGGGTGGGACCGGCTCTGGCCCCCAAACCAGTTGTACTAGCTTTTACTAGGGGACGCCCGTTTTTTTTGTAACTTATTATATAATCATAATATTGAAGGATGTGAAGCATAACAGTGTAAAatgtaaaatattattaaaaactGAAAACTAATAATATTGAAGAGAAATATCTCACATATTATTAACTTTGAGATGAATTCCAAATGGAACACTTAGAAATCTCAGATTGAAACCTCATTGTTAATGGAAGATTTCAAAGAAAACTTGATGATTGTTTCAAAGAATTCTTCAAATTGAAACCTCACGTATTACTAAAATGTAAGTTACTTTTTCTCGATTACGAGCCAATCCGGTCCTGGTCATTCCTATAGCCAAGCCCGGGTCTGTGCCGAATTTGGGCTACATTTGGGACCGATACAGCCTTGCCTTTTCATCTGGAACGACCATGGACCTCGTTTTCTGGGCCGGTTTGGCCAGTTTCCTATGCCAACCTGTCCAAGTTACCAGGTCTAGTTGACATTTGAGGAAAATCTAATTTTCTGACGTGTAAGGTGGAACTTGTACATTACCTCCCTTAAGATCAAACATAATCAAAGTATCTCCTCGGGGTGTAAAGAACTTTTCTAAATACTCCCTTTCTGCTAATTCAACCTAAGATCAACTTTACCAGTTGGGTGACAAATATCTGTTTTTCAAAGAATTTCAGAATTCATTACTCTATGTCGGGCTATTAACATAATTATTCTATCATGAACTTGCTAGCAGAGAAGTCTCTCTCTCTCAGGCAATTTAGAACTCGATTTTTCCTGTGACAAGTAGTACCTTTAGTAATGTCAAGAAAATCTCTCTTTCTTCATGTTTACATATTGGATTGACAAGGCATGTAATCAAATCGACTAATCTGTTTGGCAGTGAGCAACTGCAGGATCATGGACCGCCTAATCTGGATTAAAAACTCATATACCAAAGGTTCAATGAGTATTAGCTTGTTCTGGTCTATTGCGTACTATTTCTAATATGGAAGGCCACAGAAATGTAAATCAGATCTGTCTCCTTAAGAGTAAACGTTATTCAAAAACCAGATGGCAGCAATAAAGAATGCTATCAGCCTCAAAAGAGCTACCAGAACAACCCGGTCTCAGCGCCACTAGCAACCCAATTCTCCTCACTCCTTCGTCTCAGCTTCCATTCCCAATCTTCTTCATTTGGTAGCAGAACCAAGTTAATATAAATAACCAGTAAGGCAGTAACAACCACCAAAGCCACCCCTCTTCAGCACAAGTCTGAAGGCAATCCTATGTATGCATTACTTAACCTATGAGACTTCAAATCTCCTATTTCCTAATTCCTTACAATTAACCTTCTTTCTCACTAACAATATGTGCATGGATTAATtccaaaaacagaaaaagaagGCATAATTTATGAGAAAAAAGTCTCTTAAAGGATGTTTTAAAAGGAAGTACTCGGGACATGTCTGACACATTTATTAAACAAAGGCAttttagaacttaaaagtattgagGTTCATCTAGTGTGTGGTTGTCGGATGTCATATACGCTTGCCTTACAATGGAGGTTTAAGTTAATTGCAGGGGGTGTTCAGCGAAATCTTCAGCCTGTTTTATGACAACAAGGAGGTCACTAGCAAGTTTCAATATTTGGTTGAATTTATCCAGCAATTTTTTCCAAAAGAGACAATCAGAGCAGGATTGCTTAAACGGCAGTAAATCAAAGACCTGAATTATGCACTGGGAGAGCTCGATGACTCCGATtgcaggccttagccaaccatgTCCCTTAGCAGTGCGTGGTACTGTTGCCATCTGCATGCAACAATAAACAAGAGTACTAACTCCAAGTCACAATTGAAAATAGAGGGTAGACGAGAAACAAAGAGTAAAGTGCAAAGCCAAATTTATACTAGCCAACACATACTAGCAGCAAATAATATTCacgcccaaaaaaaaaaaaattacatctaTAAGTAATGAACTAAGTCTAAGCAACTATGTAGAATACACAATACTGATGCAAATTTTCTCTCTCAACGTTACAATCTAACCGCCATAAATATGTCAAGGAATGTGAAATACTGTTCTAGTTTCTTCATTTTGTCCTCATAATTTACATTTCACTATGATGTTGCAAACAAGAATGTCGACAAGGAGTCTGGATTGTTGAAGAACAAAAAAGAGAAGCTAAGGAATGGGAAAATGGTTCAGACAATTCTTGAAAACTTGCTAAAAAGCATGTCAACCTGGACTTGTTCATGGTTGTCAAAGCCAAGTCAGTTTCCCGAGAATGTTACAGGTTTGAGCTTTGCCATTTCATGTCTTACTCTATTTTCATAGCAATCTTGTATTTTCATTTAGTGTTTTAGCCTTTTATTTACTTTGGAGTGCCTGTTGTGGTTGTTTCTGCTTGGAAAATAAAAGGCAGTATGTTCTCTAGCAGAAAAGACAAGACAAATTACTTCCACTTTGGACAGCCTAGGAGGTTTCCATCAGTATCCCAGTACATCCATAACAAACTCAATATATCAAATTCAACTCAAAGTACTGAGGGTCGACATACTAGCAAAAGAATAACTTGAAACTAGAATAAGACATGTCATCTGACAGGCAATAATAGCATGAAACTTAACTCTGGGAGTGAAACACTGCATGATGCTAGAAGTGCCCTGCAAGAGTAATGCACCTTGCTTTAAGAGGTAACGCAAAAATTTACCTTGATCAGCCCTTCGAGAAGACGAGGCGCAAGCTGCAGCACATTTTTGTAATCTTGCTGCAAGTTACTAGAGAAAGTGTCTGCCTTACGAAGTAAATGGGCTTGAATCAACATCTCTGCCTGAAAAAAGGAAGGGAATTAAACTTAGCTACAAGAGATTCATGGCAAATATAAAATGCTTCAATTATCATTGTTATATCTCCTATTAGCTTCACCTTAACAAGAGCAGGATGTTGTTTCCAAAATTTTGCTTGTTCCTGCCTGGCATTCTTACCATCCAGGTTCAATTCACTTTTCACAAGTTTGAAGAGTTCCTGAAGAGGTTCTTCATCGGCTCTTCGAACTGGAATATCCATGAATTCAGCTGCCTTAATGAAGACATCCAGAACTTTGCTGTCATTTCAAGTGTCACAAGCAGTTTAAAAAACATTAAAAACCAACTCGAAGGGGCTGAAGTTCGACGCAGAGCTTTTTGGTTGTTAAGTTATAGCAGGAATATCACAAGCTGAGTACACTTAATATCAACTAAGGCAAGAGGCTTAATGTTCAGAGATTGAGGATTCAGGGCATGAGGGCAAAAGGAACTTTTTTCCTCAAGAACGTAAAATTTCTAAtaaagtgggcgtttggacataaaaattgtaaaattccaaaatagggggaaaaaaagtttcaagtgaaaatggtatttgaaatttaaagttgtatttggacatgaatgtaattttgggttgtttttgaagttttgtgaattatttgagtgaaaattttgaaaaacagctttttggagtttttcaaattttcgaaaatttccaaaatgcatcttcaagtgaaaatcgAAAATTTTCActtgaacaaacgctgatttcgaaaaaaagtgaaatttttttggaaaaaggggaaaaatttgttatgtccaaacgggctcaaaGTTTCATAAGGTTAGTGAATGTCCTAATAAGCAGGATAGCGAGCATGCAGAGGTAAGGGTATTGTCCTCAAGCACATTCATGTAAGATGTTAGAGGTGACAATATGCAAGGCATGTGCATCtggaattgattcttttggtATATAAACTCAATCAATCAAGCAGCTATATATCAATTTAGCTCAgaattgataaaagaaataattatagCTCTGACTGGATGTGAACATAATCTATCTAGAAGAACAATGGAAGCTAAATATCAATTAAAAAATAGCTGATCTACATTGGTTAAGCATATGTATCATAGAGGGCAGCAAAGAAACAGAGATTTAACTAATACGGACAAAATCTGTGCACTGCGTCAGTTAGTTAAAGATATAGACCAAAGGTTGAATGAGTTTTCTCCGACAAAGATAActactttttttctttcttttctgaggACATATAAATTTACAtaagaagttttttttttccccttctttttaAAGATAAATTCCAAGGGAGTTAATTTGTTCAGGTAAGAAGACATTCAAACGAGCTACTATTACTACTTCACTTAATGCACCATCATATTTTACATGCGGTTTCACCATGCAATGTGTctaatgtattttatgtattaaaCAATTACCGTGCATATGTTTGGCAAAAATGTTTTTACCTTGGAGCCAAGGAGGGTTTCACTAGATCAAAATAAGTGGCTAGAGTTTCACGCCTGACAAAATTTCCCCCATATTTTGATGCTCTTGATAGATAAACAACGCCAAATGCCATGGGCAGCAGTATAAAACCTCCAAGAATCCAAATTAATAATATCCCACCAGATGCGCCATTGAAAtcaagcagaaactgaggaagtGCAATTCCCATTTGAAAACCCTACAGCAGGATGTAATATAGTTAATACTTATGTAAGGATTTCAAGGCACTGAACATATTTCTCCCATTCCACATAGATAACAGTACTAGTATAATTTTGTTACTGGATAAAACGCAACACCTGTCTGCCATCTGGATGTCCATATTTCTCAAAATTCTCCCTTGAGACTGGATCTGTCAGCGCCTGGTAAGCTTTGGAAATATACTCCACGAAATACTTATTAGCAGctgaaaatggagaagaaaattgATTAATAACTGGTAAGCAGAGATCATAATAAGAATACCCGATTCTTTATCAATTTTAGTTCCTTTCTATTCTTTTCCTTTCTATACTCTTTTTGTTTCTGAGACGGATCTTCATCAATAAGAGGTAGACAATTAACTGCATCCCCGTAACACCTCTCACCTGGATCGGGGTTTTTGTCTGGATGGTATTGTATTGAAAGTCTCCTATAAGCCTTCTTTATTACAGATTCCGAAACTCCTGGTTCTAGCCCAAGAATACTGAATGGATCAAAAGCTTCAATCTGATTAAAAAGAAAAGGCTACTATGTCAGCCAGATCCACGACAAAAACATTTTAAACTTTACATGCAACAACTCTCggctctttttctcttttttcaattctttttggggggggggggggggaggggagtcGCGATAGCAGCTTTTCCTAACATTGATATGCAAGGAGAAAAATCTAGGATGACCTATTAATCTCATTAGGAGAAGTAACTGTAACGTGATTGACTTTCACCTCACGACTACTTTGCTTGATGGAATAAACAAGGAAGGCCACAATGACCCAGAGCAGCAGCACAGTCAGGTTGCTACACGTTAAAAAACTAGAGATCTGCACGAGGAAATTCAGAGATTAGAAAACAGGATATTGGGTTGTAATACCAATAATAATCTCCATGCACACATCCAACATAAAATTAAATATAGATGTTTGGTTGATAGCTCACCCTTCGAAAAATGGATTTGTGATGTTTTCCAGATCGAGAGCAAACTGAACACTCACAGTGAATACTCTTATCCCTCTTTGAAGCAGCACGAAGTAATTTAAGTATTGTATAGGGTACTAAGGGTAGGGCAATTACTGACAATATAAAAATGGGGAATAAGGCACTATTCTCTCCAGAGTCAGCCATGAGAACTTCTGCACAGACAGCCTGCAGATGCTATAGCCTGCACATAACCGCAATAGCATCAATAATTGATTAGAACAGTACCAAGTAGGAATAGCAGCCTTAATTCCAATACATGCAAAAAGGTAGAAATACAAGGGAACCTGCAGGGGTTGAGGATTTTCGGATGCACGATCTCGAAAATAATGACAGCTAACTATACTGCACTTTTTTTTTATGATGGTGGTGTCTAGACCAACTTGCGTGCACCTTGGCTATTCCATtgggtacctgctacctcccaccaacaCAGGTACCCGGTAACTCGCTTACCAAGGCTTTGGGAATATAGGAAGAAATCAGCTAGTGTTTTTTACTTTTTCTACTTTTATTGGTAGAAAACAACTCTATTGTTTGGTTTTCTAATTTTTGGAATACTTCTTGTATATGAGTATCTTTTGCCCAACATCATTAGTAAAAATTATTACTTTATCAAAAAAATCTATACTGCACTATTTCTAAAGAATCCTAATTGGCCTTGAAAGACAAGTCAATTAGTATTGGAATAAAAGCAGATGGATATAGAGGAGTCATATAGCTGAATCCAGCAGGTGATTCATATAGAGTATTGGAATTGAAGCGAGTGCCATTGATACCATACTATACCAGCTCCTAAAATCATGATAGGCAATAGTAGGGAAAATAACTGAAATTATCAGCGGAGTTCAATTCAATCGACTGATCCATTCATATATAAGCTGGCAACATGGTATATATAGTGTAGCACCTTTCTTCAGGAAATTTTATCGTGGAGGAGCGAATTGAACCTTATCAGCACATAAATATAAGTGAATTCAGTGTCACAAAACAGTACCCTATCAATAATCTCTCGAACAAGTAAACTCATAAACCCATTAAACCCGTCGGGGCAATCATGAAAATCAGGGCTCTAGATTTGCAAGCTCGAATCCCGCATAGGAAAAGAAAGATGAGAAATCGAAGTTACTCTTCTTCTCAGACAACAGCAAAGCCTATATGAAGACTCTCATTTGACGTGCCAAATTAAGATGAATAGAAGGTTTAGGTCAAAAAGTGATAGCACATATTAATTCAACAGTCAGTACCCAAACAAACTATTTCCTCAAaagtcaaaatcaaaaaaaaaaaaataaataaaaaaaatcaaagattTGCATAGAAACGAAATGGGAGAATGAAAAGAAGAATCTTGCCTCTGTGGATATGTTCGATTCTTCCAAGTGCAGTGAGAACTGCAAAATTCAGCTGTGGAGGTTGAAATTGGATTTGAGGACTGGTAACCCGAAACGTAAATCTCAAGTACTTGTTTACCCTGCAACTTGGAATTGAAAATTGTGGGTTTAAGGATTTGACATTGAAGCATTCAATGCGAAATCTAACGTAATACAGTAGAAGATTTTTACAATCTTTTTCTTACTGCTGGAACCGGGACCAAGCCATGAAGTTGAGGGCAAAATTGTACCTTTTGCAGTAAACGAAATCTTGCATGAAacatgtgttttttttttctttttaattttaataaaggtttattcaaaatatattttttgtccaTTTATACCCTTATACAATATACAAATAAACTCTCTCATACTTTTCATTACGTAAAATTGGGTGGACTACATACTAGAGCAATCTAGGATTTGAAGGTGGGGATGATACAATTTCCTTTAACGTATACCTTATAATAACTAATATATAGTTTATTTGAAACGTTTGTTCGATTTATTGTTTTGGTTTATTCAGgcaatttaaaaagtattttttatttGTAAATATGAAAATTATATCTCCTTCCCGAATTCTACTTGTAGATTTTCACcgggtatattgttgttgttattgtatgaGACATCAAGTTGCAAATTATCATTTTAAAGAAGGAATCAAACCTTTATTattaacaatataaataaaatcaatattttcaCTAGGGGGCTACATCTTTTTTGTATGCTAAAAATAAATTTGTACAAGTAAAATAACATCTCCAATAAGGGGATTCCACAattagaataagaaaaataaaaaatatatcttcaatagataaattataccccatAAGTGAATGCAGAATTAGGTAAACTACAAGATCCCATAAATTAAAATCATAAATCTCATATTTTCCTAAGCAATGCTTGCGAAATATTCATCATAATTTAATAATAAGGAGATTTAAATTGTATTTAACAATCATAAAATATCacaaatttttatattataataaaaaattataaaaattaaatttgatctCAATCCAAAATTCAtatactattttattttgaaataggTAATCCAAAATcatgtttttttattttgaaagaaagaaaataaaagttttgaGATTAAGAGAAAAGCTTATTTTAaggaatttttaaattttggaggCTCTTTTTTTAGCGTTCTTGTTAAAGATCACAGATAAAATATatgaatagaagaaaaaaaaatataaaaaataataaatgacaaaTAGAAAATTGGGAGGTAGCTAAAAAGGAAATGAGTGAGACAAAGGACATAAAAAGCATTACTAAAAAGAAAGTTAGATAAGGTTCAAAATGAATTTGAACTTGAATTTTACATACGACCGAGAAAagctttcaaaattcaaaaaggtCTATCAGTCATGGCACCTCTGTCTAGTTTGcgacttggggggggggggggacaggATCAAATATTTAACCCAGTTTAAGAATTTTTTTacataaatatatgataattATACTAACTTAGCTTGTGTCATACTATAATCGTGCTAAAGGGTGGATCCGCCCTTCCATATGTTCAATTTTTTCAAGAAAAGTATCTCAATTTACCCCTTAACTTTTCTCTGCAACTTAAAATTACGCTCTTATTGGAATTTTATTAAgttattgagagaaaataagATTGTTTCCTAGCTACGGGTAATATAATAGACATATGACTTCCTAAATTTCTAGCGccctgagttatttcttgtacttCTGTTGTTCTTTTGCCAATGTCTTTTGAGATAGTGGTAATCAAGTAAATAGCAGACTAGTGAATAATATAAGATCAATAAGGAAGTGTTGGAGAAATTTTATCGGGATCAAAATATTGCacctaaataataaaaatatatagtcAAACCTTTTTTATAACCGCGTcgctttttttgattttttttttggccTTTATACTGAATGATtgttatacacatataatatcaTTTGATGTTTAGATATTATTTGGCTGTTATAGACGAAAATTactaataaaacaaaattaatattatagataaaagataagaaaattatttaaatttaaaatctcaaaagatataCATATTAAAGAAaactaatatattattaataaattcattaAAAACTTTATCCAGTGGAAAGATGTATGTAGATATTTCAAATATTAATCGTTTTGCATGATAAAAACTTTTGTGCAATTGAATGAAAATAAACAAACATATCTTTTAATGGAAATGAgtgaaatttttaattatgcaagTAACATAATATTCTTTATCTTTAGACTTATTATTCGTAATCTTAGAGATTCTACATAGATATCATATAAGGGTAATTTTACAAAGagtatatctatactatattaaaagcacgaatgccTTTAACGAAATgccgttcgccttttttaccctctaaaaatagattttatatTGGACACAATTGTAATTTAAgttactttcctaatatttaggacatttaaatcacctaaaattttgattattaattattttcttattaaacTAAGTAAGGACTCCTAATCTTTAGCCTTTAGTCATTACAACATATTAATTAAGTAAAAAAATGTGAGCATTACCATCCAATAGAATACCATTAATGAAATAATATTTACCTAGGTTGAAAGACTAGAATTTAAAACTaacctttttcttttcattccaaATTTGATCTTtatcataaaaaaaaattatattttgaagTCCCTCAAATTTTATGTTAAATTTTAAGAAACACTTCATTTAatagtatttaattattttttaatatttaggagcttaaaattaattaaagttttacttattaatttgttttcttattaaatttcatTTTGTATAAGTCTTACACTTAAATTATAAAAagatagatgaagaaaaaataaaaagatttaagaAAGAAAAGGTACATGTTCTTGAACAATAACATAGATAGTTcactttttaaaaatatacaagACTACTGCATCAATAAAATTATTCAATATtatacttttaaattttaaaagttttaaatgCACAATTACAATTATGCGGAATGTTGAGCAGAAATCAATAATATGCACAAAAATAACAAGGTAATTTATGAGATCTTTTGATTTTTaattgtgatgatccaaaatattatttttaaatttaataattaattttgtgatctaagcactatttaccattactcgacttgcgtgtgcagtccataaaaaaattttcgaaaagttttcaggtgaaaaatggattaaaatgtgaattagatgctTAAAAcataactgagttgactttggtcaatattttgagcaaacgaactcggatcagtattttgacagttccggtaggtccgtatcagaaattgggacttgggcgtatgcccagaatcaaattccgaggtccctagtccgagatatgaaattttgacgaaaaatttaaagtttaagttcaaatagtgaccggatatcgaattatgtgcaaatgaccccagaatagaattttgataattccaacagctccgtatggtaattttggacttagg
This DNA window, taken from Nicotiana tabacum cultivar K326 chromosome 4, ASM71507v2, whole genome shotgun sequence, encodes the following:
- the LOC107765055 gene encoding dnaJ protein ERDJ2A isoform X1, yielding MADSGENSALFPIFILSVIALPLVPYTILKLLRAASKRDKSIHCECSVCSRSGKHHKSIFRRISSFLTCSNLTVLLLWVIVAFLVYSIKQSSREIEAFDPFSILGLEPGVSESVIKKAYRRLSIQYHPDKNPDPAANKYFVEYISKAYQALTDPVSRENFEKYGHPDGRQGFQMGIALPQFLLDFNGASGGILLIWILGGFILLPMAFGVVYLSRASKYGGNFVRRETLATYFDLVKPSLAPSKVLDVFIKAAEFMDIPVRRADEEPLQELFKLVKSELNLDGKNARQEQAKFWKQHPALVKAEMLIQAHLLRKADTFSSNLQQDYKNVLQLAPRLLEGLIKMATVPRTAKGHGWLRPAIGVIELSQCIIQAVPLSARKAGSGSSDGVASLLQLPHFSDAVITKIGKKVRTLQDLQDMTFQERAELLSGVAGLSASVLQDVEKVLELMPRATIEVTCETEGEEGIQEGDIVTVQAWVTLRRANGLISALPHAPYYPFSKGENFWFLLAHTNSNDVWFSESVNFMDEAAAITTASTITEAKLEASGASMEEITAAVKDAVTKVKSGCRLVLGKIQAPQAGNYNLNCHLMCDTWIGCDTKTNLKLKILKRSRAGSRGGLVAEGVQGENGLEDEDDIEEDEEGDQSEYSEDEDEDEEEDEAEVEKKNNNRKGFANGSARRKGRK
- the LOC107765055 gene encoding dnaJ protein ERDJ2A isoform X2 — its product is MADSGENSALFPIFILSVIALPLVPYTILKLLRAASKRDKSIHCECSVCSRSGKHHKSIFRRISSFLTCSNLTVLLLWVIVAFLVYSIKQSSREIEAFDPFSILGLEPGVSESVIKKAYRRLSIQYHPDKNPDPAANKYFVEYISKAYQALTDPVSRENFEKYGHPDGRQGFQMGIALPQFLLDFNGASGGILLIWILGGFILLPMAFGVVYLSRASKYGGNFVRRETLATYFDLVKPSLAPSKVLDVFIKAAEFMDIPVRRADEEPLQELFKLVKSELNLDGKNARQEQAKFWKQHPALVKAEMLIQAHLLRKADTFSSNLQQDYKNVLQLAPRLLEGLIKMATVPRTAKGHGWLRPAIGVIELSQCIIQAVPLSARKAGSGSSDGVASLLQLPHFSDAVITKIGKKVRTLQDLQDMTFQERAELLSGVAGLSASVLQDVEKVLELMPRATIEVTCETEGEEGIQEGDIVTVQAWVTLRRANAAITTASTITEAKLEASGASMEEITAAVKDAVTKVKSGCRLVLGKIQAPQAGNYNLNCHLMCDTWIGCDTKTNLKLKILKRSRAGSRGGLVAEGVQGENGLEDEDDIEEDEEGDQSEYSEDEDEDEEEDEAEVEKKNNNRKGFANGSARRKGRK